The Paracoccus sp. TOH sequence ACCGGCGCCCAGAACACCCGCTTCATCGCCCGGGTCTACAATGTCGATCCCGAGCAGTTGCTGGCCTTCGTCGCGCATTTCTCGGATCTGGGCCATCACCTGTATCTGCCCTTCGGGCATTATTCCTCGGGGATGCGCTCGCGGCTGGCCTTCGGCGTCTCGATGGGCATCCATTTCGACACCTATCTGGTGGACGAGGTGACCTCGGTCGGGGACGGCAATTTCCGCGACAAGAGCCAGACCTATTTCCGCAACCGGCTGAAGACCAGCGGCGCCATCATGGTGTCGCACTCGATGGGGCTGATCCGCAAGGTCTGCGACGCGGCCGCGGTGCTGCACCAGGGCCGGCTGAGCTATTTCGACGATGTCGAGGAAGCCATCCGCGTGCACGAGGCGAACATGGGCACCAGCGGCGACGAAGAGGACGAGGACTAGCCGATGATGCAAGGCCTGATGCCCCAGTCCCACCCGCTGCGCCGGATGCCCGCCCTGCGGACCATCGGGGCGCTGATCTTCCGCGAGATGTCCACCTCGTACGGCAAGTCGCCGGGGGGCTTCATCTGGACCGTGCTCGAGCCGGTGGGCGGCATCGCGCTGCTGACGGTCATCTTCTCGCTGGCGGTGCGGGTGCCGCCGATCGGCTCCAGCTTCGCGCTGTTCTATGCCTCGGGGCTGCTGCCCTTCATGATGTTCCTCGACATCAGCCGCAAGATCGCGCAATCGCTGTCCTTCTCGAAGCAGCTGCTGTTCTATCCCGGCGTGACCTTCGTCGATGCGATCATCGCCCGCTTCGTCCTGGCCTGCATGATCCACGCGCTGGTCTTCGTCATCGTGGTCAGCGGGATCATCTATTACGACAATATCGAGCTGATCCTGGACCTGCCCAAGGTGGTGCTGGCCTTCCTGATGTCGGCCGGCCTGGCCCTGGGCGTAGGCTGCATGAACTGCTTCCTGATGCGGCGCTTCCCGGTCTGGGCGAATGTCTGGGCGATCATCACCCGGCCGCTGTTCCTGCTCTCCTGCATCTTCATCTCGTTCGAGAGCATCCCGATGCCGTTTCGGGACTATCTCTGGTTCAACCCGCTGATCCACATCGTCGGCACCAGCCGCTCGGGTTTCTATTCGACCTACCGGGCCGGCTATGTCGAGCCGCTCTATGTCGCGCTGCTGGCCGCGGTGCTGTTCGGCGCCGGCCTGGCGCTGCTGACGAAATGGCACCGCGACCTGGCGCAAAGATGACCGCCGGCCGATCCCCCGGGGTCCGGCCCCCGC is a genomic window containing:
- a CDS encoding ABC transporter ATP-binding protein, which encodes MIRLENLSKSFTVSGRTTVVARDLNMTFPAGRSVGLLGHNGAGKSTLLRMIAGVVRPDRGRVVTTGTVSWPVGFAGSFHPELTGAQNTRFIARVYNVDPEQLLAFVAHFSDLGHHLYLPFGHYSSGMRSRLAFGVSMGIHFDTYLVDEVTSVGDGNFRDKSQTYFRNRLKTSGAIMVSHSMGLIRKVCDAAAVLHQGRLSYFDDVEEAIRVHEANMGTSGDEEDED
- a CDS encoding ABC transporter permease; translated protein: MPQSHPLRRMPALRTIGALIFREMSTSYGKSPGGFIWTVLEPVGGIALLTVIFSLAVRVPPIGSSFALFYASGLLPFMMFLDISRKIAQSLSFSKQLLFYPGVTFVDAIIARFVLACMIHALVFVIVVSGIIYYDNIELILDLPKVVLAFLMSAGLALGVGCMNCFLMRRFPVWANVWAIITRPLFLLSCIFISFESIPMPFRDYLWFNPLIHIVGTSRSGFYSTYRAGYVEPLYVALLAAVLFGAGLALLTKWHRDLAQR